A single Saccopteryx bilineata isolate mSacBil1 chromosome 11, mSacBil1_pri_phased_curated, whole genome shotgun sequence DNA region contains:
- the LOC136315341 gene encoding large ribosomal subunit protein eL42-like has product MLNIPNTRLTFCKKCGNHQPHKGTQYKKGKNPLCMRRDRKQSGYGGQTKPIFCKMSKTTKKIVLRLECVEPTCRSKRRLVTKRCKHSELRGDKRKGQVIQF; this is encoded by the exons ATGCTGAACATTCCTAATACCCGCCTAACTTTCTGTAAGAAGTGTGGCAAT CATCAACCTCACAAAGGAACACAGTACAAAAAGGGCAAGAATCCTCTCTGCATGCGCAGGGACAGGAAGCAGAGTGGCTATGGTGGGCAGACTAAGCCAATTTTCTGCAAAATGTCTAAAACTACAAAGAAGATTGTGCTGAGGCTTGAATGTGTTGAGCCCACCTGCAGATCAAAGAGAAGGCTGGTTACTAAGAGATGCAAGCATTCTGAACTGAGAGGAGATAAGAGAAAGGGCCAAGTGATCCAGTTCTGA